The DNA region CGAAATCCTGCAACGAGCAAACTATCAATTGATGACCATCATCAATGACGTCTTGGATCTTTCCAAGGTGGAGGCCGGCGAAATCGTTTTGCACATGCTGCCTTTCGGTCTGCAAAAAATTATCGAGGATATACTTTCAATTCTGGAGTTCCGGGCAAAGGAAAAAGGCCTTTCACTAAAGGTTGTCGTTCATCCCGAAGTTCAGTCCTTCTATATTGGAGACTCGGACCGCCTTCGTCAGGTGTTGATCAATCTGCTTAACAATGCCATCAAGTTCACTCATCAAGGCACGATCACACTGACGATCTCTCCGAACAACACTCCTCGTACCGGAAATATTTTATTCAGTGTTTCTGACACCGGAATTGGCGTTTCAAAACAAAAGTTCAAAGATATTTTCCGTCCCTTTACTCAAGCAGATCCAACCACAACAAGACGTTATGGCGGCACCGGGCTGGGTCTTTCGATTTCTCAAAAAATCGTCACTTTGATGGGCGGAGCTATCTGGCTTGAGAGCGAACCGAATATTGGCAGCACATTTTACTTCACTGCTTCGATGCCCTCGACGACAGAGCGCAAAACCAGCATGCACAACCCTCTGCAAGGTCGCTATCACCTTAACGACTTACAGCACTTTATTCAGGAAGAACGCCTGCGCGTATTGGTGGTTGATGATGTGGATGACAACCGCAATTTGCTGGGAATCTATCTGCAAAAAACAATTCACAGTATCACTTATGCCGAAAGCGGAACTGATGCCGTTGCCTTGGTCGAAAAAAACGACTACGACGTGATTTTCATGGACGTGCAAATGCCTGGGATGGACGGACACGAGGCCACCATGCGCATCCGCGAAATTGAGCGCGAACAAGGCCGTCGTGCGGCCCGTATTTTTGCGTGTACTGCAAATGCTTTTGCTGAAGATATCGAACGAAGCCTTAGCGCTGGTTGTGATATGCATCTATCCAAACCGATTCGCAAGGACACCCTTATGAAGGCGATCAATTCCTGCTTTTCTCAGGCAGAGTCAATTGTTGGTTAAGTCGCATACGATCCAGTACCGTCTGCGTGGACAGTCCACCCGACTCTTCGATTCCGTAAATCACTTTTAAATGCTTTGGCGACTCACTCCAATTATAGATCATACCGGCGCACATCTTACAGGGCTTGTGAGTGCTATAAATAACCGAATCGATCGGAATCTTCTTCCCGGTTTCCTGATAATACTTTTGAACCATATTCACTTCGGCATGCAGGGTTTTATTCTTGGAATTGGAGTTTATTCCGTAAGACAGAATCTCCCCTTGTGCAGAAATCAAAATGGCAGCGATACCCCGGTCAAAATCATGCAACACCTTTCCGCGGGGAACCAATTGCGACAAATCAAAAGCTGCTTTCAGGCGCTCTTCATCAGTAGCTAGGGATTTCACCGTCCACGTTGCGCGCAAGTCGATCAAAGAAATCTGATTTTGCTCGTTCAACTGAGTCACCGAGCTGATCGAATTTTCAACGTTGTCAATTTCACGAAATTCAAGGTGTTCGGAAAATTCCAGGTCGGCCTCGGGAAGGACGGCTTCACTCACTCGTTTAGCGACAACTTTTACCATACCCCGGCACATTTCCGAGAGTGCCGCAGAGGTGAAAATTCGTCGTCGTAAAATAAAGAAGCTATGATCGATTTGCTGGTCAAAAATGCCTTGAAGGAGCTTTACAACTGCTGAAGAGGGCGCCATTTGATTTTTGCGGAAGTGGGAATAGAAAACCCTTCCTTCGTGCTCCACAAAAGCCACATCGTGGCCCTCACGGGAGAGTAAAAATGCTAGGTGCCGGGCCCTTTTTTCATCGCTCATTTAAGAATTGGTACCATATCAGCCCAAATTTGTCTAAAAGGGCTGTATGCAAATGATCAAAAACCGCCTGGAAAAAAACTACAAGAAACTGAAATCATGGGCTGAGCGCACCGGTATCGAAGCCTATCGCTTGTACGATCGTGACATCCCTGAATATCCGTTCATCGTGGATATCTACGGCGAGCACTTTTTGATTTATGATAAGGGCGATGATCGCGACAAGGACAAGAATCACCTTCCCCACGTTGTCGAGGCTTTGCAGGCTCTGTTTAAGGCCGAAGAATCAAAAATCATCGTGAAAAAGCGCGAGCGCCAGGAAGGCTTGAAGCAGTATGAGAAACTTGATCAGAAAGAACAGACTTTCTCGGTTAAGGAGTCCCAAGCCCTGTTCAAAGTGAATTTGTACGACTACCTGGATACCGGTTTGTTTTTGGATCACCGTCCGATGCGCCAGAAGATTTTTAAAACTGCCAAAGACAAAAAGTTTTTGAACCTGTTCTGCTATACCGGATCCGTCAGCGTTTTTGCTGCCCTTGCCGGCGCCCGTACCACATCTGTGGACATGTCCCAGACTTATTTGGGATGGGCCCAGGAAAATTTTGAACTGAACAAAATCCAGGCCTCCGAACACAGCTTTATCAACGCCAATGTTCTGGAATGGTTATCCGAAAATGCGGGCCGCCCGGCATTTGACATTATTTTTCTGGATCCTCCGACATTTTCAAACTCCAAAAAGATGCAGGACAGCTTTGAGGTCGAGCGCGATCAGGACTTCCTGGTGAACTCTTGTATGAGCATGCTGGAACCCGGTGGGGTTTTGTATTTCTCGAATAATAAACGCAAGTTCAATCTGTCACCTGCGATTAAGGAACAATACAAGGTTCGTGACATCACGGAAGAAAGCATCCCACAGGACTTTCACGACAAGAAAATTCACGTTTGCTTTCAGATCTCCGCCTTCTCCTAAAGCTTCGGCGGACAAGTCCGCAGGGACTCCATGTTTTTGTGTTTCGTTTTGTGGTCAAAAATGACTTGCCCCCGGGGGTAAAAGGACCTATTACCCCCTTAGCAACTATGCACAAATTTATAACATTTGGAGGGCACGGAATTGAATGCTTTAGGTCGCCATATTTTGGTTGAGTTCAGCGGGTGTAACGCTGAGGTGTTAAACGACGTTTCTATCATCGAAAGAAGTATGATTGAAGCGGCACAAATCGCAGGGGCTACTGTGATTAACTCGACATTCCACCACTTTTCCCCTTGGGGAGTGAGCGGTGTGGTTGTTATTCAGGAAAGCCATTTGGCAATCCACACATGGCCGGAATACAGATACGCAGCGGTGGATCTTTTCACATGCGGCGAAACTGTGGACCCTTGGGTTTCTTTTGAACACCTGAAAAAAGCATTCCAGGCAAATTACTCGGCGATCGAAATGAATCGCGGTTCTTTGCACGTGATCCAAAAAACTGACTTTAAACCTAAAACAATCCGCGAAAAACCGACTTTTGATTTGTCCAAAGGCGTGCAAATCGAACGCAACGTTTGGTTCACCGATAAGGACGAGAACCAAGCCTTGTCTCTTCGTTACACAGGCGACGTCTTATTTGATGAAACAAATCCGTTCCAACGTGTTCGCGTATTGGAATCTTACTCACATGGAAAATTCCTGGCGATTAACAACATGGTTATGTGTTCCGAGCGTGATGAGTTTCATTATCATGAAATGATCACTCACCCGGTTATGCAGTCCCACGGAAAAGCCAAAAACGTTTTGGTTATTGGCGGCGGCGACGGCGGAACGATCCGTGAGTTGTTTAAGTACGACGTTGATAAAGTGACGATGGTGGAAATCGATGAAGCCGTTGTTCGCGCTTCAAAACTTCATTTGCCACAAATCGCTTCTGAGTTCGGCAACCCGAAATTGAATCTTATTATCGGTGACGGCATCCAGTTTGTGAAAGATGCGGCTCCTAACTCTTACGATGTGATCATCGTTGACGGTTCTGACCCGGTAGGACCTGCTGAAGGCCTATTCACGGCAGAGTTCTATGATAACTGCAAAAAAGCGCTGAAAGATGGCGGCATGGTGATCACTCAAGGTGAATCGCCGATGTTCCATGAGGGCACTTTTGTTGAGCTTAATAAGTGCCTAAAAGGCATTTTCGGCGCTTCCAGCGTTCACACTATGCTATTCCACGCCACGACTTACCCGTCTGGAATGTGGAGCTTGCAAATGGGCGTGAAGGGTTCCACTCACCCAGCGACCGATTTTAACAAAGACCAAGCGCGCCAATTTGCTAAAGCAAAGGGCTTGAAATACTACAATGAGGATTTGCACTCTGCGGCGTTCTCTTTGCCGACGTTTGTTAAAACAATGTTGGGCCAAAACTAAAATCACCAATTGTCTTTTGGGGACTCCGTCTTATTGGGCGGGGTCCTGAAGCTCTCTAAATCGTAGACCTCTCCTCATTTTCAATATAGTTTCATTTAAGATTATCAACCTGGACTATTTAGGAGATGTAAATGTTCAAACTTCCAACACTTCCGTATGCAAAAACAGATTTGGCTCCTTTGTTCAACGAAGAACAAATGACATATCACTATGACAAACATCACAAAGCTTATATCGACAATTTGAATAAGGCGATGGAGACAGACTCTTCTTTGAAAGGTAAATCCCTTGAAGAGATCGTTCTTTCTTCTTCTGGTGGTAACTTCAATAACTCGGCTCAAGCTTGGAACCACACATTCTATTGGTTCAACATGGCTCCAGTAGGAAAAGGCGGCAAAGCCTCTGCTGATCTTGAGACTGCAATCAAACGTGATTTCGGCTCCATGGACGAACTAAAA from Bdellovibrio sp. GT3 includes:
- a CDS encoding PAS domain-containing hybrid sensor histidine kinase/response regulator; protein product: MNKSAYEALVNSHALIEFDPEGKVLWANRNFLNLLGYEMDEIHQRSHSMFLPDFELHESEYNELWDTLRTGNPQVGEFKRLAKSGKEIWVHCSYTPVKNDKSEVIKILSMAFDITEKRQLAENLERKNQELLSTAAKARAATYAKSVFLANMSHEIRTPLNSIIGITDTLAETPLNGQQSSFVEILQRANYQLMTIINDVLDLSKVEAGEIVLHMLPFGLQKIIEDILSILEFRAKEKGLSLKVVVHPEVQSFYIGDSDRLRQVLINLLNNAIKFTHQGTITLTISPNNTPRTGNILFSVSDTGIGVSKQKFKDIFRPFTQADPTTTRRYGGTGLGLSISQKIVTLMGGAIWLESEPNIGSTFYFTASMPSTTERKTSMHNPLQGRYHLNDLQHFIQEERLRVLVVDDVDDNRNLLGIYLQKTIHSITYAESGTDAVALVEKNDYDVIFMDVQMPGMDGHEATMRIREIEREQGRRAARIFACTANAFAEDIERSLSAGCDMHLSKPIRKDTLMKAINSCFSQAESIVG
- the speE gene encoding polyamine aminopropyltransferase, which encodes MNALGRHILVEFSGCNAEVLNDVSIIERSMIEAAQIAGATVINSTFHHFSPWGVSGVVVIQESHLAIHTWPEYRYAAVDLFTCGETVDPWVSFEHLKKAFQANYSAIEMNRGSLHVIQKTDFKPKTIREKPTFDLSKGVQIERNVWFTDKDENQALSLRYTGDVLFDETNPFQRVRVLESYSHGKFLAINNMVMCSERDEFHYHEMITHPVMQSHGKAKNVLVIGGGDGGTIRELFKYDVDKVTMVEIDEAVVRASKLHLPQIASEFGNPKLNLIIGDGIQFVKDAAPNSYDVIIVDGSDPVGPAEGLFTAEFYDNCKKALKDGGMVITQGESPMFHEGTFVELNKCLKGIFGASSVHTMLFHATTYPSGMWSLQMGVKGSTHPATDFNKDQARQFAKAKGLKYYNEDLHSAAFSLPTFVKTMLGQN
- a CDS encoding Bd3614 family nucleic acid deaminase, whose protein sequence is MSDEKRARHLAFLLSREGHDVAFVEHEGRVFYSHFRKNQMAPSSAVVKLLQGIFDQQIDHSFFILRRRIFTSAALSEMCRGMVKVVAKRVSEAVLPEADLEFSEHLEFREIDNVENSISSVTQLNEQNQISLIDLRATWTVKSLATDEERLKAAFDLSQLVPRGKVLHDFDRGIAAILISAQGEILSYGINSNSKNKTLHAEVNMVQKYYQETGKKIPIDSVIYSTHKPCKMCAGMIYNWSESPKHLKVIYGIEESGGLSTQTVLDRMRLNQQLTLPEKSRN
- a CDS encoding class I SAM-dependent methyltransferase, which gives rise to MQMIKNRLEKNYKKLKSWAERTGIEAYRLYDRDIPEYPFIVDIYGEHFLIYDKGDDRDKDKNHLPHVVEALQALFKAEESKIIVKKRERQEGLKQYEKLDQKEQTFSVKESQALFKVNLYDYLDTGLFLDHRPMRQKIFKTAKDKKFLNLFCYTGSVSVFAALAGARTTSVDMSQTYLGWAQENFELNKIQASEHSFINANVLEWLSENAGRPAFDIIFLDPPTFSNSKKMQDSFEVERDQDFLVNSCMSMLEPGGVLYFSNNKRKFNLSPAIKEQYKVRDITEESIPQDFHDKKIHVCFQISAFS
- a CDS encoding superoxide dismutase, yielding MFKLPTLPYAKTDLAPLFNEEQMTYHYDKHHKAYIDNLNKAMETDSSLKGKSLEEIVLSSSGGNFNNSAQAWNHTFYWFNMAPVGKGGKASADLETAIKRDFGSMDELKAKFVDGGMKTFGSGWIWLCTDASGKLSLVSTSNAAVPFTNNGPAPIMVADVWEHAYYVDYRNLRLKYLETFWAQVNWDYVSQCYASKKVQDLTKAMTA